One genomic segment of Impatiens glandulifera chromosome 6, dImpGla2.1, whole genome shotgun sequence includes these proteins:
- the LOC124943130 gene encoding protein NRT1/ PTR FAMILY 1.2-like: protein MEISSTPVLIPMESIINQDQARGRRKGGLMTVPFVIANEAFEKVASIGLHANMILYLTNEYHLSNAYGMSIMFLWNAISNFMPAFGALLSDSYFGRFHIIALGTLVTSLGLIMLWFTALFKEARPPPCNKNINSNNCMMPDAAQLSLLFSSFALISIGAGCIRPCSMAFGADQFNKQENPKNERVLQSFFNWYYASVGISILFSVTVIVYIQTKFGWAIGFGVTVGLSILSTIVFLLGSSLYVKVKANKNMIKGFVRVIHGAMNNKDIPFPPKESSNMEIWYHHKKDSLFSTPTQKLRFLNKACLIRYPEKEYLNSDGTPNNSSLCTVQEVEELKALIKVLPIWSTGIMMAVSMNLYSFLVLQANTMDRHFIKNINIQIPPGSFGAFGILTMIIWVAIYDCVLVQRISKVTKRSRGLSLKQRMGTGLLLSCIALAISALVEKERRLRAIREGFGDNPKAVVYMSAMWLVPQQCLSGLAEGLNIIGQIEFYYSQLPKNMASIGVALFSVGMAIGNLVGILIVGIVDNVTKRGGKVSWISNNLNRGHYDYYYWIITLLSVVNFFYYLLCSWAYGSEEGGSVWDIEENEKENKDLIVLDS from the exons ATGGAGATATCTTCAACACCAGTACTAATTCCAATGGAATCGATCATTAATCAAGATCAGGCTcgaggaagaagaaaaggagGTCTAATGACTGTTCCCTTTGTCATAG CTAATGAAGCATTTGAGAAGGTAGCTAGTATTGGGCTTCATGCAAACATGATATTGTACCTAACAAATGAGTATCACTTGAGCAATGCATATGGGATGAGCATAATGTTCTTGTGGAATGCCATCTCCAACTTCATGCCTGCCTTTGGGGCTTTGCTTTCTGATTCTTACTTTGGTCGTTTTCATATCATTGCACTTGGAACCCTAGTTACTTCATTG GGATTAATTATGCTATGGTTCACAGCCTTATTTAAAGAAGCAAGACCACCACCTTGTAACAAGAACATTAATAGCAATAACTGCATGATGCCAGATGCAGCTCAACTTTCACTACTCTTCTCATCATTTGCTTTAATCTCCATTGGAGCTGGCTGCATTCGCCCTTGTTCTATGGCATTTGGAGCAGATCAATTCAACAAACAAGAAAACCCGAAGAATGAGAGAGTTCTCCAAAGCTTCTTCAATTGGTACTATGCATCAGTTGGGATCTCAATATTGTTTTCGGTCACAGTCATTGTCTACATCCAGACGAAATTTGGTTGGGCTATTGGATTTGGCGTCACGGTTGGGCTGTCGATATTATCTACCATTGTGTTCTTATTAGGCTCTTCCCTTTATGTGAAGGTGAAAGCCAACAAGAACATGATCAAAGGCTTTGTTCGTGTCATCCATGGCGCCATGAATAATAAGGATATTCCTTTTCCACCTAAAGAGTCTAGTAATATGGAAATATGGTATCATCACAAGAAGGATTCTTTGTTTTCTACTCCAACACAAAAACTAAG ATTTTTGAACAAAGCGTGTCTTATAAGATATCCAGAAAAGGAGTACTTGAACTCTGATGGCACACCAAACAATTCAAGCCTATGCACAGTCCAAGAAGTGGAAGAGCTAAAAGCACTTATCAAAGTCCTCCCCATTTGGTCAACAGGCATCATGATGGCTGTATCCATGAACCTCTACTCCTTTTTGGTCCTTCAAGCCAACACAATGGACAGACATTTCATCAAGAACATTAATATACAAATCCCACCCGGCTCATTTGGCGCATTCGGAATCCTCACAATGATCATATGGGTAGCCATTTACGACTGTGTCCTTGTCCAACGCATCTCGAAAGTCACCAAACGTAGTCGAGGCCTAAGTTTGAAGCAAAGGATGGGAACCGGTCTTCTCCTATCATGCATTGCCTTAGCCATCTCCGCCCTCGTGGAAAAGGAAAGGCGGTTAAGGGCAATAAGGGAAGGATTTGGTGACAATCCGAAGGCGGTAGTGTATATGTCTGCGATGTGGTTGGTGCCTCAACAATGCCTATCCGGGTTAGCCGAGGGTTTGAACATAATTGGGCAGATTGAATTTTACTATTCTCAGCTACCAAAAAACATGGCAAGTATTGGGGTGGCATTATTTTCAGTTGGAATGGCAATTGGGAATTTAGTGGGGATTCTTATAGTTGGGATTGTGGATAATGTGACAAAAAGAGGTGGGAAAGTGAGTTGGAtatctaataatttaaatagggGGCATTATGATTATTACTATTGGATTATTACACTTTTGAGTGTGGTCAATTTTTTCTATTATCTATTGTGTAGTTGGGCTTATGGAAGTGAGGAAGGGGGTAGTGTTTGGGATATTGAggaaaatgagaaagaaaataaggaCTTAATAGTATTGGATAGCTAA